A region of Diospyros lotus cultivar Yz01 chromosome 3, ASM1463336v1, whole genome shotgun sequence DNA encodes the following proteins:
- the LOC127798023 gene encoding uncharacterized protein LOC127798023 isoform X2 yields the protein MQTKKKVGGRNPARDPASPKVYRHQKKASENAQIVEEKVTELITSSVRKQNFGGTRSKETSEHVPATNLNTRYGLETENSSTCLGHNTVDGIVVEYEDHDDGTAHCMLETIFSPAFHMSKNVGEIANDVDFITFFQSEDEKFHKFGKENSQTDMPNANVIQDQNSSEQAMALMNMTCPDLGANLSSEVSAIYLSMKSSKLECVDEHGQDHMSTDTCVEDEEFEEFDDFDPFFFIKNLPDLSSVVPAFRPVLLPKQTRSCPPTTLVLDLDETLVHSTLEPCNDADFTFPVNFNLKEHTVYVRCRPHLKYFMEKVASLFEIIIFTASQSIYAEQLLNVLDPKRRIFRHRVYRESCVFLEGNYLKDLSVLGRDLARVIIVDNSPQAFGFQVDNGIPIESWFDDRSDEELLLLLPFLESLVGVEDVRPFIAGKYNLREKIAASVRPLNSDQGYPFGR from the exons ATGCAAACCAAGAAAAAAGTTGGTGGGAGAAACCCTGCTCGAGACCCTGCCAGTCCAAAAGTTTATAGACATCAGAAGAAGGCATCTGAAAATGCTCAAATTGTAGAGGAAAAAGTAACAGAGCTAATAACATCATCTGtcagaaaacaaaattttg GTGGCACTCGTTCAAAGGAGACCAGCGAGCATGTTCCTGCAACAAATTTGAATACTAGATATGGACTGGAGACTGAGAATTCTAGCACCTGTTTGGGCCACAACACAGTTGATGGTATTGTTGTGGAGTATGAG GACCATGATGATGGAACTGCTCATTGCATGTTAGAAACTATATTTTCTCCTGCCTTTCACATGTCTAAAAATGTTGGGGAAATTGCAAATGATG TTGATTTTATCACATTTTTCCAGAGTGAGGATGAGAAATTTCAcaaatttggaaaagaaaactCACAGACTGATATGCCTAATGCTAATGTCATACAAGACCAGAATTCCAGTGAGCAAGCAATGGCATTGATGAATATGACATGCCCTG ACTTAGGAGCCAACCTGTCATCTGAAGTTTCAGCTATATACCTTTCCATGAAAAGCTCAAAGTTGGAATGTGTTGATGAGCATGGCCAAGATCACATGTCAACTGATACTTGTGTGGAAGATGAGGAATTTGAAGAATTTGATGACTTTGACCCATTCTTCTTTATAAAGAATTTGCCAGACTTGTCATCAGTTGTTCCAGCTTTTAGGCCCGTGCTTCTACCTAAACAAACACGGAGTTGTCCTCCCACAACTCTTGTTTTGGACTTGGATG AGACATTGGTGCACTCTACATTAGAACCTTGTAATGATGCAGATTTCACATTTCCTGTGAATTTTAACCTGAAAGAGCACACAGTTTATGTTCGTTGCCGTCCTCATCTCAAGTATTTCATGGAGAAGGTAGCAAGCCTCTTCgagattattatatttactGCCAGTCAAAGCATTTATGCTGAGCAGCTTCTTAATGTGCTGGATCCTAAAAGGAGGATATTTCGCCATCGTGTCTATCGTGAATCTTGTGTTTTTTTGGAGGGTAACTATCTCAAAGACCTGTCAGTTCTTGGCCGTGATTTGGCACGTGTCATTATTGTTGACAACTCTCCACAG GCATTTGGCTTCCAAGTGGACAATGGAATACCAATTGAGAGCTGGTTTGATGATCGTTCAGATGAAGAATTGCTTTTATTGCTCCCATTTCTGGAGAGCTTGGTTGGCGTTGAAGATGTTCGACCCTTTATTGCTGGAAAGTACAACCTGAGGGAGAAAATAGCTGCATCTGTTCGCCCTTTGAACTCGGATCAAGGATACCCTTTCGGAAGATGA
- the LOC127798023 gene encoding retrovirus-related Pol polyprotein from transposon RE2 isoform X1 — MQEEFAALQRNKTWDLVPFSEDMNIIGSKWVFRVKYKSDGSVLKYKARLVTKGFLQTPGVDYAETFIPVVKASTIRVLFSLAVIFGWDIQQVDINNAFLNGDLEETVYMTQPEGFVSSRYPSHVCKLKKSLYGLKQASRAWYVKLKSAFQNWGFTRVTSDASLLIKRTASYVLFALVYVDDILITRSDAAALELCIRDLDSTFALKTLGSVNYFLGFEALRNSAGIYLTQAKYTMDLLKKADMYDCKPCATPATSAFSLTNEGELFSNPSLYRTLIGSFQYLTYTRLDIAFVVNRLSQFLASPKVQHWVACKRLLRYLKGIVGYGLFFSPSPGSLALSVYTDADHEGCKVTRRSTSGFCAFLGCNLIVWGSKKQTVVARSVGEAEYRAIAQGVTELLWLKSLFSELGFLDSIPSKPIVWTDNLAAKSMAENSVFHGRTKHIELDIHFIREKVEKDEIEIRYVPTEHQIADVFTKGLSQDRFQFLCNKLGLIFSPMHKGGSSEESSLRGNVKASCGQLMV, encoded by the coding sequence atgcaagaagaatttgCAGCATTGCAGAGAAATAAAACTTGGGATCTTGTTCCCTTTTCAGAAGATATGAACATCATTGGAAGTAAATGGGTTTTTAGGGTCAAATATAAGTCAGATGGTTCTGTTCTTAAGTATAAAGCAAGGCTAGTTACTAAGGGTTTTCTACAAACACCTGGTGTGGATTATGCTGAGACTTTTATCCCTGTTGTAAAGGCTTCAACAATCAGAGTATTGTTTTCATTAGCAGTTATCTTTGGTTGGGATATCCAACAAGTTGATATTAATAATGCTTTTCTAAATGGTGACTTGGAAGAAACTGTTTACATGACTCAACCTGAGGGTTTTGTGAGTTCTCGATATCCCTCTCATGTTTGCAAATTAAAGAAGTCCctctatggtttaaaacaagcaTCTCGTGCTTGGTATGTAAAGCTGAAATCTGCGTTTCAGAATTGGGGCTTCACAAGAGTTACCTCTGATGCTTCTCTCCTCATTAAACGGACTGCCTCTTATGTTTTATTTGCtttggtttatgttgatgatattcttatAACTAGATCAGATGCTGCTGCTCTTGAGCTTTGTATTAGAGATTTGGACAGCACTTTTGCTTTAAAAACACTAGGTTCAGTCAATTACTTCTTAGGGTTTGAAGCTCTTAGAAATTCAGCTGGAATTTACTTAACTCAAGCCAAGTACACTATGGATTTGTTGAAGAAAGCTGATATGTATGACTGTAAGCCTTGTGCAACTCCTGCCACTTCTGCATTTTCTCTTACAAATGAAGGTGAACTATTTTCTAATCCATCTTTGTATCGAACCCTAATTGGCTCTTTTCAATACTTGACATACACTCGGCTGGATATTGCCTTTGTGGTAAATAGATTAAGCCAGTTTTTGGCATCTCCTAAAGTGCAGCACTGGGTTGCTTGTAAACGGCTGCTTAGATATTTGAAAGGCATAGTGGGTTATggtcttttcttctctccctcaCCTGGTAGTTTAGCTCTTTCAGTATACACCGATGCAGATCATGAAGGGTGCAAGGTTACAAGGCGCTCCACCAGTGGTTTTTGTGCCTTTCTTGGCTGTAATCTAATTGTTTGGGGTTCTAAAAAACAAACGGTGGTTGCTAGATCAGTTGGTGAGGCTGAATACCGCGCCATTGCTCAAGGTGTAACAGAATTATTATGGCTGAAGTCCTTATTTTCTGAGCTGGGATTTTTAGATTCTATTCCTTCTAAACCTATTGTGTGGACTGACAATTTGGCCGCTAAGAGTATGGCTGAAAATTCAGTTTTTCATGGGAGAACTAAGCACATAGAGCTTGATATTCATTTCATTCGAGAAAAGGTTGAAAAGGATGAAATAGAAATCAGATATGTTCCTACAGAACATCAGATTGCTGATGTTTTTACAAAAGGCCTCTCTCAGGATCGTTTTCAGTTTTTGTGTAATAAACTAGGCTTAATATTTTCTCCAATGCACAAGGGTGGCAGTTCAGAAGAGTCCTcattgagggggaatgttaaAGCATCTTGTGGGCAGCTTATGGTTTAG
- the LOC127797453 gene encoding uncharacterized protein LOC127797453 — protein sequence MGFIMEFAENLILRMMEDPKERDRQFREHLYTLKDRCSKTKEMWSYPLRPYGFWTFDRHNAQLFWDPQISQAPGRRDPYDDLLQDTYGSSASTSTSTSTSTSTSN from the coding sequence ATGGGGTTTATAATGGAGTTTGCCGAGAATTTGATCTTGAGGATGATGGAGGACCCCAAGGAGAGAGATCGCCAGTTCAGAGAGCACTTGTACACGCTGAAGGATCGGTGCAGCAAAACGAAGGAGATGTGGAGCTATCCTCTTCGTCCCTACGGCTTCTGGACGTTCGACCGCCACAATGCTCAGTTGTTCTGGGACCCTCAGATTAGCCAAGCTCCTGGTCGGCGAGATCCCTATGATGATCTTCTTCAAGATACCTATGGCTCCTCTGCCTCCacctctacctctacctctacctccacctccacctccaaTTGA